A stretch of the Parabacteroides timonensis genome encodes the following:
- a CDS encoding cation transporter, with protein sequence MKQLVVALICAVFTFSTAYAQDAKKKKDTVTFFVEEMECANCQKKVEKNIAFEKGVTDLKCDLKTRTVNVTYKTDKTSKTKLASAFKKIGMEAVPVDDGAGCPVNPAKKN encoded by the coding sequence ATGAAACAGTTAGTAGTAGCATTGATTTGTGCCGTATTTACTTTTTCTACGGCTTATGCACAGGATGCAAAAAAGAAAAAAGACACAGTGACTTTCTTTGTTGAAGAGATGGAGTGTGCCAATTGCCAGAAGAAGGTAGAAAAGAATATAGCTTTCGAGAAAGGAGTGACAGATTTGAAGTGCGATTTGAAAACCCGCACGGTGAACGTTACCTATAAGACAGATAAGACTTCCAAGACAAAATTGGCTTCAGCCTTTAAAAAGATTGGAATGGAAGCTGTGCCTGTCGATGACGGTGCCGGCTGTCCGGTTAACCCTGCGAAAAAAAATTAA
- a CDS encoding glycoside hydrolase family 10 protein, translated as MRKYCLLFLVLLLLHPVGAVESPKHEIRAVWLTTVYGLDWPKKPATTEAGRKAQQQDLCNILDRLADANFNTVFLQVRLRGDVIYRSAIEPASKTFSGKYGTMPGYDPLAFAIEECHKRGMECHAWFVTFPVGTEKAVKEQGKLSVVKRHPKLCKRHNGEWYLDPGVPETADYILSLVKEVVNGYDIDGIQFDYIRYPEQAKSFPDKAVHNKYGKSQKLSDWRRENINKMVYRIYDWVKQVKPWVQVSSSPLGKYNRIERVPNAGWTAYESVFQDPKMWMQKGKQDMIVPMMYYLHENFFPFVDNWVENCNGRLVVPGLGAYRMEKNEADWTVNDITDQIDYSRYYGGAGCTFFRCENVLDNSKGLYNELKDNYYKYPAQLLPLTWLSDRVPAAPAEIHVEKEGSDLKLSWQKPPVEKEDLTYTVYYSLTDSIDTASAKSILATGVRDTVLYLPVAPNAERGYSFSVSASTRYHIESAVSPDTYYYLSEFPK; from the coding sequence ATGAGAAAGTATTGCCTGTTATTCCTGGTCCTTTTATTGCTTCATCCGGTTGGAGCAGTTGAATCTCCGAAGCACGAGATACGTGCTGTCTGGCTAACCACCGTCTATGGACTGGACTGGCCTAAAAAGCCGGCTACAACGGAAGCGGGAAGAAAGGCTCAGCAACAGGATTTATGCAATATACTCGACCGGTTGGCTGATGCGAATTTCAACACCGTATTTCTGCAAGTTCGTTTGCGGGGGGATGTTATTTATCGTTCGGCAATAGAACCGGCATCCAAAACTTTCTCAGGTAAATATGGAACAATGCCCGGATATGATCCGTTGGCTTTTGCGATAGAAGAATGTCACAAACGGGGAATGGAATGCCATGCCTGGTTTGTGACATTTCCTGTTGGTACGGAGAAGGCAGTAAAAGAACAAGGTAAATTATCTGTTGTAAAACGCCATCCGAAACTATGTAAACGCCATAACGGGGAATGGTATCTGGATCCGGGGGTGCCGGAAACAGCCGATTATATTTTATCCCTGGTAAAGGAAGTGGTGAACGGATATGATATCGACGGGATTCAGTTTGACTATATCCGTTATCCGGAGCAGGCCAAGAGTTTTCCGGATAAAGCCGTTCATAATAAATACGGTAAATCGCAGAAACTGTCTGACTGGCGGCGCGAGAATATCAACAAGATGGTCTACCGGATTTATGACTGGGTAAAACAGGTTAAACCCTGGGTGCAGGTCAGCAGTTCGCCGTTGGGTAAGTATAACCGGATCGAACGTGTTCCCAATGCCGGTTGGACAGCTTATGAAAGTGTCTTTCAGGACCCAAAGATGTGGATGCAGAAAGGAAAGCAGGATATGATCGTTCCGATGATGTATTATCTGCATGAAAACTTCTTCCCGTTTGTAGACAACTGGGTGGAGAATTGTAACGGACGTTTGGTCGTGCCAGGATTGGGAGCTTACCGCATGGAGAAGAATGAAGCGGACTGGACAGTAAACGATATTACCGACCAGATTGATTACAGCCGTTATTATGGAGGTGCAGGCTGTACCTTTTTCCGTTGCGAGAATGTGTTGGATAATTCGAAAGGACTTTATAATGAGTTGAAAGATAATTATTATAAATACCCGGCCCAGTTATTGCCTCTCACCTGGTTGAGCGATAGGGTGCCCGCTGCTCCGGCAGAGATTCATGTGGAGAAGGAGGGGAGCGACCTGAAACTGTCCTGGCAGAAACCGCCGGTGGAGAAGGAAGATCTAACTTATACGGTTTATTATTCATTGACGGACTCTATCGATACGGCATCGGCTAAATCTATTCTGGCTACCGGAGTGCGGGATACGGTACTTTATCTTCCGGTTGCCCCGAATGCGGAGAGAGGATATAGCTTCAGCGTTTCGGCTTCTACCCGTTACCATATCGAGAGTGCTGTGTCTCCTGATACTTATTATTATCTTTCCGAATTTCCTAAATAA
- a CDS encoding LolA family protein — MERERKIKIWRIIAIWGLLLCLLFGVRVISRAQNPVSILDKAASAYENSNGISASFALNTRSDMQKMSESFEGTINMRGDKFTLVTPDMITWFDGKTQWSYVERNDEVNVSTPSGEELQFTNPAILLRVYKKGFTPKYIGESTAANGKAAYDIELTPKKKGDIIRVELQIEKFSNFPAAIKVEAKNGITNTIHISKLKTGVNQPDDFFVFKEGDYPDAEVIDLR, encoded by the coding sequence ATGGAAAGAGAAAGAAAGATAAAGATATGGCGTATTATCGCTATTTGGGGGTTGTTATTATGTCTCCTTTTCGGTGTCAGAGTGATAAGCAGGGCACAAAATCCGGTGTCGATTCTCGATAAGGCAGCTTCTGCCTACGAAAATTCCAATGGTATCTCTGCTTCCTTTGCTTTGAATACCCGTTCCGATATGCAGAAAATGTCGGAAAGTTTCGAAGGGACGATCAATATGAGAGGGGATAAGTTTACCTTGGTCACTCCGGATATGATTACCTGGTTTGATGGAAAGACGCAATGGAGCTACGTGGAACGTAACGACGAAGTGAATGTCAGTACCCCTTCCGGAGAAGAATTACAGTTTACCAATCCCGCCATTTTATTACGTGTATATAAGAAGGGTTTTACTCCTAAATATATCGGGGAAAGTACGGCTGCGAACGGAAAAGCGGCTTACGATATAGAATTGACGCCAAAGAAGAAAGGAGATATCATCCGGGTGGAATTACAGATCGAAAAGTTCTCGAACTTCCCGGCTGCAATCAAAGTCGAAGCAAAAAACGGCATTACCAATACGATCCATATTAGTAAACTGAAAACGGGTGTAAACCAACCGGACGACTTTTTTGTTTTTAAGGAAGGTGACTATCCGGATGCAGAGGTGATCGATCTCCGTTAA
- a CDS encoding helix-turn-helix domain-containing protein: protein MKQPELGKYIAGLRETKGLTQEELVSKCNISVRTLQRIESGKVVPRSYTLRLIATALDCDLLAVPEVQEIGKAELPVHLSFKSVLKDLFNLKVHTMAKLSVLTTVCLAIGFSLYTVGTKCNAQQMMKMNFVTDNTGGFEVQLPRGLPGYGSYINNDTVFIRAGKDLIKEHKGSLFLNNAFVGHVQENDTIIFKKGNLFTKKSLIIKPYRMKASLIYKDIVFVTPQSISGFTDDNGDTFRSGPHTFKERDNRIYLNDVYQGDAFAGDTVVISKSGKLEIR, encoded by the coding sequence ATGAAACAGCCGGAATTAGGTAAGTACATTGCAGGGCTTCGGGAAACGAAAGGGTTGACTCAGGAGGAACTGGTAAGTAAATGTAATATTAGTGTCCGAACTTTGCAACGTATCGAGTCAGGTAAAGTAGTACCAAGAAGTTACACATTGAGGCTAATTGCTACTGCACTGGATTGTGACTTGTTAGCTGTTCCGGAGGTTCAGGAAATTGGTAAAGCTGAACTCCCGGTTCATTTGTCATTCAAATCTGTTTTGAAAGATTTGTTTAACTTAAAAGTACACACAATGGCAAAATTATCAGTTTTAACAACGGTATGTTTGGCTATCGGTTTTAGTTTGTATACAGTCGGTACCAAATGTAACGCACAGCAAATGATGAAAATGAATTTTGTAACAGACAATACCGGAGGATTTGAGGTACAGCTTCCCCGCGGACTCCCCGGTTATGGAAGTTATATAAATAATGATACCGTTTTTATCAGGGCGGGGAAAGATTTGATCAAAGAGCATAAAGGATCTTTGTTTCTGAACAATGCTTTTGTTGGTCATGTACAGGAAAACGATACGATAATATTTAAAAAGGGAAACTTGTTTACTAAAAAGTCTCTTATTATTAAGCCATATAGAATGAAGGCGTCTTTGATATACAAAGATATTGTTTTCGTAACCCCTCAATCTATCAGCGGGTTTACCGATGATAATGGAGACACTTTCCGATCGGGGCCTCATACTTTCAAAGAAAGAGATAATCGAATATATCTGAATGATGTTTATCAGGGGGATGCTTTTGCAGGTGATACTGTTGTCATATCCAAATCAGGAAAGCTGGAAATTAGGTGA
- the trxB gene encoding thioredoxin-disulfide reductase encodes MSNSTNEKVRCLIIGSGPAGYTAAIYASRANLSPVLYEGIQPGGQLTTTTEVENFPGYPEGITGPELMEDLKQQALRFGADIRFGIATETDLSAAPYKVTIDGEKVIETEALIIATGATAKYLGIPDEQKYAGMGVSACATCDGFFYRKKVVAVVGGGDTACEEAVYLAGLAKQVYLIVRKSYLRASKVMQERVFNTPNIMVLFEHNTIGLFGENGVEGAHLVKRMGESDEEKVDIAIDGFFLAIGHKPNSDIFKPWIETDEVGYIKTIPGTPRTKVAGVFAAGDVADPHYRQAITAAGTGCQAAIEAERYLSEIGK; translated from the coding sequence ATGAGCAATTCAACAAATGAAAAGGTCCGTTGCCTGATTATAGGTTCCGGCCCTGCAGGATATACAGCAGCAATTTATGCTTCACGTGCAAATTTATCACCCGTATTGTATGAAGGAATTCAACCGGGCGGACAGCTTACGACAACAACGGAAGTAGAGAATTTTCCCGGTTATCCGGAAGGCATCACCGGTCCGGAACTGATGGAAGACCTGAAGCAGCAGGCATTGCGTTTTGGTGCGGATATCCGTTTTGGAATTGCTACGGAAACCGATCTTTCCGCAGCTCCTTACAAGGTGACGATCGACGGTGAAAAAGTAATTGAAACGGAAGCCCTGATCATTGCAACCGGTGCGACTGCCAAGTATTTGGGTATTCCCGACGAACAAAAATATGCCGGAATGGGCGTTTCTGCCTGTGCTACCTGTGACGGTTTCTTCTATCGTAAGAAAGTCGTTGCTGTTGTAGGAGGTGGAGATACAGCTTGTGAGGAAGCTGTTTACCTGGCCGGATTGGCAAAGCAGGTGTACCTGATCGTTCGTAAGTCTTATCTGCGTGCCTCCAAAGTGATGCAGGAGCGTGTATTCAATACGCCGAACATTATGGTATTGTTCGAACACAACACGATCGGCCTGTTTGGCGAAAATGGTGTGGAAGGTGCTCACCTGGTAAAACGGATGGGTGAATCGGATGAAGAAAAAGTCGATATTGCCATCGATGGTTTCTTCCTAGCTATCGGTCATAAACCGAACTCGGATATATTCAAACCGTGGATCGAAACCGATGAGGTAGGATATATCAAGACAATCCCCGGAACGCCGCGTACCAAAGTGGCAGGTGTCTTCGCTGCCGGCGATGTGGCCGATCCTCATTACCGCCAGGCTATTACAGCTGCCGGAACAGGTTGTCAGGCAGCTATCGAGGCTGAGCGGTATTTGTCGGAAATTGGAAAATAA
- the trxA gene encoding thioredoxin, with the protein METFKDIINGEKPVLIDFYATWCGPCKVMSPTIEALGKELIGQARVLKIDVDKNEALANEYRIQSVPTLIIFKKGEAVWRASGVMEKGALLQQVKKFID; encoded by the coding sequence ATGGAAACTTTCAAAGATATTATAAATGGAGAAAAGCCGGTTTTGATCGACTTTTATGCGACTTGGTGTGGTCCTTGCAAAGTAATGAGTCCAACAATAGAAGCACTCGGAAAAGAATTAATCGGACAGGCACGTGTTCTGAAAATCGATGTTGACAAAAATGAAGCCCTTGCCAACGAGTACCGTATTCAATCAGTACCCACATTAATCATCTTCAAGAAGGGAGAAGCCGTTTGGCGTGCTTCGGGTGTAATGGAAAAGGGGGCTCTTTTACAGCAAGTCAAAAAGTTTATCGATTGA
- a CDS encoding TonB-dependent receptor, producing the protein MLKQFYITLFILFSAIAARAEEVKGHVFDDNNQPIIGANVYWEGTQQGTTTDVDGAFELATRKSTNKLVVSYIGYTTFTMQVTDPKEPLRITLKGEVALEEVVISERKMGTIASRTSVLQTQKITYDEICRAACCNLAESFETNPSVDVSYADAATGARQIKLLGLAGTYVQMLTENYPNFRGAASLYGLDYVPGAWMESIQVSKGTSSVKNGYEALAGQINVEFKKPPTADIFSVNLFGSDAGRYEGNADASWHINDKVSTGLLVHYSNDKKQHDGNDDGFLDTPLKEQVNLMNRWYHKLDNYVAQYGARYLHENRTGGQATKHHDFVDPYQVHLETNRAELFTKQAYIIDKEKVESVAMILSGSYHEQKSMYDRTPYNVYQNNVYASLLYEKEFSPAHSLSTGLSMNYDGFDENLLQDGTRKVFDRTEVVTGAYAQYTYNLNDKLILLGGIRADYSSLYDFFVTPRVHIKYNPFDWFHIRASAGKGFRTANILAENNFLLSSSRKMNIADNLDQEEAWNTGLNLSFYIPLFGKELSLNGEWYYTDFRKQVVVDMDSDPHAVSFYNLDGKSYSNSFQVEATYPFFRGFTLTAAYRYTDAKTDYRNAEGLTQRLKKPLVSDYKGLVTASYQTPLKKWQFDLTGQFNGGGRMPTPDAANPLWEPNFNAYTVVNAQITRYFRRWSVYIGAENLFDYKQSHPIIDAENPRGDNFDGSMVWGPVHGRKIYAGLRFNISRD; encoded by the coding sequence ATGTTGAAACAATTCTATATTACTCTATTTATACTATTCTCTGCCATCGCTGCCCGGGCGGAAGAAGTGAAAGGGCATGTGTTTGATGATAATAACCAGCCGATAATCGGTGCCAACGTTTATTGGGAAGGAACCCAACAGGGAACCACCACTGATGTAGACGGTGCGTTTGAATTGGCAACAAGAAAAAGTACCAATAAACTGGTCGTTAGTTATATCGGCTATACAACTTTCACGATGCAGGTAACAGATCCGAAGGAACCGTTACGGATAACCTTGAAGGGGGAAGTAGCCTTGGAAGAGGTCGTGATCAGCGAACGTAAAATGGGAACGATCGCTTCCCGTACCAGTGTGTTGCAGACGCAGAAAATCACCTATGATGAAATATGCCGTGCCGCCTGTTGTAACCTGGCGGAAAGTTTCGAGACCAACCCGTCTGTCGATGTATCGTATGCCGATGCTGCGACCGGCGCCCGGCAGATCAAATTGTTGGGACTGGCCGGAACGTATGTGCAGATGTTGACGGAGAATTATCCGAACTTCCGTGGAGCCGCCTCCCTGTACGGGTTGGATTATGTGCCGGGCGCCTGGATGGAAAGCATACAGGTTTCCAAAGGTACTTCATCGGTAAAGAACGGCTACGAAGCCCTTGCCGGACAGATCAATGTGGAATTTAAAAAGCCTCCTACGGCGGATATCTTTTCAGTGAATTTATTCGGAAGCGATGCCGGACGTTATGAAGGAAATGCAGACGCCTCCTGGCATATTAACGATAAAGTATCGACCGGTTTGCTGGTTCATTATTCCAATGACAAAAAGCAACATGACGGCAACGACGACGGTTTCCTGGATACTCCGTTGAAAGAGCAGGTCAACCTGATGAACCGCTGGTATCATAAACTGGATAACTATGTGGCCCAGTACGGAGCTCGCTACCTGCACGAAAACCGCACCGGCGGACAGGCAACCAAGCATCATGATTTTGTCGATCCGTATCAGGTTCATCTGGAGACGAACCGGGCAGAACTCTTCACCAAGCAGGCCTATATCATCGATAAGGAAAAGGTGGAGAGTGTAGCCATGATCCTTTCCGGCTCTTATCATGAACAGAAATCCATGTACGACCGTACGCCTTATAATGTCTATCAGAATAATGTGTATGCCAGTTTGTTGTATGAGAAAGAGTTTTCTCCGGCACATAGCCTGAGCACCGGCCTGAGCATGAATTACGACGGTTTCGATGAAAATCTGTTGCAAGATGGTACGCGCAAGGTCTTCGACCGTACGGAAGTTGTCACCGGAGCTTATGCACAGTACACTTACAATCTGAACGATAAACTGATCCTTCTGGGAGGTATCCGTGCCGATTACAGTTCTTTGTATGATTTCTTTGTCACGCCCCGCGTACATATTAAATATAATCCGTTCGACTGGTTCCATATCCGTGCCTCGGCCGGTAAAGGGTTTCGTACGGCCAATATTCTGGCAGAGAATAATTTCCTCTTGTCGAGTAGCCGTAAGATGAATATTGCCGACAACCTGGATCAGGAAGAGGCCTGGAATACCGGCTTGAACCTGTCTTTTTATATCCCCTTGTTCGGAAAAGAATTATCTTTGAACGGGGAATGGTATTATACCGATTTCCGGAAACAGGTGGTAGTCGATATGGATAGCGATCCGCACGCCGTCAGCTTTTATAACCTCGACGGAAAATCCTATTCCAACAGTTTCCAGGTGGAAGCGACTTATCCTTTCTTCCGGGGATTTACCTTGACTGCGGCTTATCGTTACACGGATGCCAAGACGGATTACCGGAACGCAGAAGGGCTGACGCAACGGCTCAAGAAACCACTGGTCAGCGATTATAAAGGACTGGTGACGGCTTCTTATCAGACCCCGTTGAAGAAATGGCAGTTTGACCTGACCGGACAGTTTAACGGGGGAGGACGTATGCCGACTCCGGATGCAGCCAATCCGTTGTGGGAACCGAACTTTAATGCATATACCGTTGTCAATGCACAGATCACCCGGTATTTCCGTCGTTGGTCTGTCTATATCGGGGCGGAAAACCTGTTTGACTACAAGCAATCTCATCCGATCATCGATGCGGAGAACCCGCGCGGAGATAATTTCGACGGTTCGATGGTGTGGGGCCCCGTTCACGGGCGAAAGATATATGCCGGCTTACGTTTCAACATCAGCCGCGATTAA
- a CDS encoding RNA polymerase sigma factor: MDESQLIRGCRKGDRLAQKELYETYSRKMMGVCLRYVNDRETARDLLQDGFVKVFTSMDSYSGAGSFEGWMRKIFVNCALEYLRKSDVLRESTDLDNTAELIQPDSSVISSMSAAELMTLVHELPTGFRTVFNLFAIEGYSHKEISEMLNITESTSRSQFTRAKQMLQKRINALY; the protein is encoded by the coding sequence ATGGACGAGTCACAACTGATAAGGGGTTGTAGGAAGGGGGACAGGCTGGCTCAGAAAGAGCTTTACGAAACGTATTCCCGCAAAATGATGGGAGTTTGTCTGCGTTATGTGAACGACAGGGAGACTGCCCGCGATTTGTTGCAGGATGGTTTTGTAAAAGTTTTTACCAGTATGGACTCTTATTCGGGAGCTGGTTCATTCGAGGGATGGATGCGAAAGATCTTTGTAAATTGTGCATTGGAGTATTTGCGTAAGTCAGATGTATTGCGCGAGTCGACCGATCTGGATAACACGGCGGAATTGATCCAGCCGGACAGTTCGGTTATATCGAGTATGTCGGCAGCGGAGCTGATGACGTTGGTACATGAGTTGCCAACCGGTTTCCGTACGGTATTCAACCTGTTCGCAATTGAAGGGTATTCTCATAAAGAGATCAGTGAGATGTTGAATATTACGGAAAGTACGTCACGTTCACAGTTCACTCGCGCCAAACAGATGTTACAGAAGAGGATTAACGCTTTGTATTGA
- a CDS encoding PepSY-like domain-containing protein, producing MKRSISIQCLLLSLFCITFFGGCSNDDDDENLKTKQLPIEAQNFLTYHLPDQSPSKIEKITSTDPENGDNYKVYFQDDLSITFNQTGDWLNITSPNSTFPGSLNLFFSEEESEYIRKNYPNDPIIGITPTFFGNIFTLQSSKELAFQTYQSIFLGETLDINSLDELPISIKQFISHHFPEAKYQTVIKNTSINEDADYNYIVWLNGNIKLEFDINNNWKELNGYGKLLPTSIIESLPTKVKEYLTNRYPDAQITSILLTHSTRYTIRVNQTLQVVIDPERENTTIEIDKINEFVNKYFTGITSKSISVPFDYITLIINVNLSNGFDITMNKYYQWLTINGNGYPFPEALLSVLPDEINQYIAINAKEEITKVETVDYGYRIVLTNGEGVKFDLKGKYLGNEDIPITPYDKTYKYMRYHFPENLYRPATFIAGSGWTYTLSDGTKIAFDLEGNLINN from the coding sequence ATGAAAAGATCGATATCCATACAGTGTTTACTTCTATCGCTCTTCTGTATTACTTTTTTCGGCGGATGTTCAAATGATGATGATGATGAGAATTTAAAAACAAAGCAATTGCCGATTGAAGCACAGAATTTCTTAACTTATCATCTTCCTGATCAATCACCTTCCAAAATAGAGAAAATAACTTCTACCGATCCGGAAAATGGGGATAACTACAAAGTCTATTTTCAGGACGATCTCAGTATTACGTTTAATCAAACCGGAGATTGGTTAAATATCACTTCTCCAAACAGCACATTTCCGGGATCATTAAATCTATTTTTTTCAGAAGAAGAGAGTGAATACATTCGGAAAAATTATCCCAATGATCCTATAATAGGAATCACCCCTACTTTTTTCGGTAATATATTTACATTACAAAGCAGCAAGGAACTTGCATTTCAGACATATCAATCTATATTTCTGGGAGAAACACTGGATATAAACAGCCTGGATGAACTACCTATATCAATAAAACAATTCATATCTCATCATTTTCCAGAAGCAAAGTATCAGACCGTAATAAAAAACACCTCCATCAATGAGGATGCTGATTATAATTACATAGTTTGGTTAAATGGAAACATTAAACTGGAATTTGATATTAATAATAACTGGAAAGAACTTAACGGTTACGGAAAGCTATTACCGACTTCCATTATAGAATCCTTACCTACAAAGGTAAAAGAGTATCTCACGAATCGTTATCCTGATGCTCAAATAACGTCTATCCTACTAACCCATTCTACGCGATACACTATCCGGGTTAATCAAACACTTCAAGTAGTAATTGATCCGGAGAGAGAAAATACAACTATTGAAATTGATAAGATAAATGAATTTGTAAATAAATATTTCACAGGTATCACATCTAAATCGATCAGTGTTCCTTTCGATTATATCACACTAATAATCAACGTTAACCTCTCTAATGGATTCGACATTACTATGAATAAATATTATCAATGGCTTACTATTAACGGAAACGGATATCCGTTTCCTGAAGCTCTTTTAAGTGTTTTGCCAGACGAAATAAATCAATACATAGCTATAAACGCAAAAGAAGAAATAACAAAAGTTGAAACTGTAGACTATGGCTACCGGATTGTGTTAACAAATGGAGAGGGAGTAAAATTTGACTTAAAAGGGAAATATCTAGGAAACGAAGATATTCCAATAACACCTTATGATAAAACATACAAATATATGCGTTACCATTTTCCTGAGAATCTTTATAGACCTGCTACTTTTATAGCAGGAAGTGGCTGGACATATACTTTATCTGATGGAACAAAAATAGCTTTTGATTTAGAGGGTAACTTAATCAACAACTAA
- a CDS encoding porin family protein: protein MKKERDTFDDMFRSKLQDFEVDTMPGDWEAIADRLPVKAPVPFRRTLRYWAAAAVISLLMITGSVYMFKSEKEVAPIAEKIEKETKKVETELAKEVEAPVTPIEEKITVSSVAAVQQPAVVRSTYKAAVKVADTEPAVISSDDDLEEQAEVITHPDEDSVVVDREEVVQDHPEVGSIDTRSLIADAAPVGKVEKEAAPRKWGFGMGGGSVTTGTNNSLNTYALKNTMLTDQELLFLNSANFENNTYPKTNIHHKTPVSVGFSVSRYLNNRFALSTGLNYTFLSSTWDVDAPVYYNKTAQKLHFIGIPVSLSYKIAEWNRFQVYAAAGVMTEVNVSGKLITEKYSGKELYEKENEHIRMKEWLWSVNARAGVSYPLLRFVSLYAEAGVDYYFDNGSTIETVRSEKPFNVSLQAGFRLGF from the coding sequence ATGAAAAAGGAAAGAGATACATTTGATGATATGTTCCGCTCGAAGTTGCAGGATTTCGAAGTGGATACGATGCCGGGAGACTGGGAGGCTATTGCCGATCGTTTACCGGTAAAAGCACCGGTACCTTTCCGTCGAACGCTACGTTACTGGGCTGCTGCGGCGGTCATTTCATTACTGATGATAACGGGAAGCGTTTATATGTTTAAGTCGGAGAAAGAGGTTGCTCCGATCGCAGAGAAGATCGAAAAGGAAACAAAAAAGGTGGAGACAGAGTTGGCTAAAGAAGTCGAAGCTCCGGTTACTCCGATAGAAGAAAAGATAACCGTATCTTCTGTGGCCGCAGTGCAACAGCCGGCTGTGGTACGGTCGACATACAAAGCAGCCGTAAAGGTTGCTGATACTGAACCTGCCGTTATTTCTTCAGATGATGATTTGGAGGAGCAAGCAGAAGTAATAACTCATCCGGATGAAGACTCTGTTGTAGTTGATAGAGAAGAGGTTGTGCAGGATCATCCGGAAGTGGGTTCTATTGATACCCGGTCGTTGATAGCTGATGCTGCTCCGGTTGGAAAAGTGGAAAAGGAGGCAGCTCCGCGTAAGTGGGGATTCGGTATGGGAGGCGGTAGTGTTACAACCGGAACAAATAATTCGTTGAACACCTATGCCTTGAAGAATACAATGTTGACGGATCAGGAACTATTATTTTTGAATTCTGCTAATTTCGAGAATAATACTTATCCGAAGACGAACATACATCATAAGACTCCCGTATCCGTAGGTTTTTCGGTGAGTCGTTATTTGAATAACCGGTTTGCATTGTCGACGGGATTGAATTATACGTTTCTGTCTTCTACCTGGGATGTGGATGCTCCGGTCTATTATAATAAGACAGCACAAAAGCTCCATTTTATCGGTATTCCGGTTTCTCTGTCCTATAAAATTGCAGAATGGAACCGTTTCCAGGTATATGCAGCGGCAGGTGTTATGACGGAAGTCAATGTATCAGGAAAGCTGATAACGGAAAAATATTCAGGTAAAGAGTTATACGAAAAAGAGAATGAGCATATTCGTATGAAGGAATGGTTATGGTCTGTCAATGCCCGTGCAGGTGTGAGCTACCCGTTACTTCGTTTTGTAAGCCTTTATGCTGAGGCAGGAGTAGACTACTATTTCGATAACGGTAGTACAATCGAAACCGTACGTTCCGAAAAACCATTTAATGTAAGTCTTCAGGCCGGATTCCGTCTGGGTTTCTAA
- a CDS encoding BFO_2992 family lipoprotein: protein MKKLKFLSAVALATVLLTSCLDGGNNEQSGYTYGVIDFSMDAMGNVAYTADNVPVYASTFSNLTTDECVYFTYTINYDDPANNAGKKYLTATVPQYARLDNNGRVEPVDTAKTSPTAIKKGELTTVDAGIVAGGAYSATIKDYLFLGSSHEKSANDQTNEYFLQIDPSQEPQVVDGKNVYDFFLRVVKKTDGKNTIGTSVFNYAIRAGNYISSLEAKEKSKGSDTFNFRINYIKEFNKDTTEATWAKSKVLSYMINKETDK from the coding sequence ATGAAGAAACTTAAGTTTTTAAGTGCAGTAGCTTTGGCTACGGTTTTGTTGACCTCTTGCTTGGATGGAGGAAATAATGAACAATCAGGTTATACTTATGGTGTAATAGATTTTTCTATGGATGCTATGGGAAATGTTGCTTATACAGCTGATAATGTTCCGGTGTATGCTTCAACGTTTAGTAACTTAACAACTGATGAATGCGTCTATTTTACATATACTATTAATTACGATGATCCTGCTAATAATGCAGGAAAGAAGTATTTAACAGCTACTGTCCCTCAATATGCTAGGTTGGATAATAACGGTAGGGTAGAACCTGTTGATACAGCCAAGACATCCCCGACAGCAATCAAAAAAGGTGAGTTAACAACTGTTGATGCAGGGATCGTTGCAGGGGGAGCATATAGTGCTACTATAAAAGATTATTTATTCCTGGGTTCTAGTCATGAGAAATCGGCTAACGATCAGACAAACGAGTATTTTCTGCAGATTGATCCTTCTCAGGAACCACAAGTTGTAGACGGTAAAAATGTTTATGATTTCTTTTTGCGTGTAGTTAAAAAGACAGATGGTAAAAATACAATTGGGACTTCTGTATTTAACTATGCAATTCGTGCTGGTAATTATATCTCTTCATTAGAAGCTAAGGAAAAATCAAAAGGAAGTGACACTTTTAATTTTAGAATTAACTATATCAAAGAATTTAATAAAGACACAACAGAAGCTACATGGGCTAAGTCGAAAGTTCTTTCATATATGATCAATAAAGAAACGGATAAATAA